The Humulus lupulus chromosome 3, drHumLupu1.1, whole genome shotgun sequence genome window below encodes:
- the LOC133821838 gene encoding uncharacterized protein LOC133821838 codes for MDTKKFIQLVEEKKKRALEKKEAPLKWEQKLEAAIKTKADAEAKERKTKVKHKRRSDSDSDSDSDSSDGGRKSNKRNHHKKHRKHAHSDSGDNDRRKEKKSKRKSKRRSLSPSGSSSEEYDYYSEEDRKRKKRSLKRHRHHDSRSDSSSDSSSGEDDEVSRKRSHSKRHKHHHRSDFGAHDFSSDEETGRMRKRRHTKHHKHHRRSDSGSSDSWSYEDDATKIEKKHHKHHRRSHSVDSSTDDSDSHRPKSAHHHKHRSHHHHKHRPHASEEEKKLIAGKLNVDEDRNATDNTTNDIVPEVLA; via the coding sequence CAACTGGTTGAGGAAAAGAAGAAAAGAGCTTTGGAGAAGAAGGAAGCCCCGTTGAAATGGGAACAAAAATTGGAAGCTGCCATTAAGACAAAGGCTGACGCTGAAGCTAAAGAGAGAAAAACAAAGGTGAAGCATAAGCGACGATCTGATTCGGACTCAGACAGTGACTCCGACAGTAGTGATGGGGGAAGGAAGTCTAACAAAAGAAACCATCACAAGAAGCACAGGAAGCATGCCCACTCTGACTCGGGTGATAATGACAGGAGGAAAGAGAAGAAATCCAAGAGAAAATCAAAGAGAAGATCTCTGAGTCCCAGCGGCAGTAGCAGTGAGGAATATGATTATTATTCTGAAGAAGATAGGAAGAGGAAGAAGCGAAGCCTCAAAAGACATAGGCATCACGATTCGAGATCAGATTCTAGTTCTGATTCTTCAAGTGGTGAGGATGACGAGGTAAGCAGGAAGAGAAGTCACAGTAAGCGCCACAAACATCATCACAGATCAGATTTCGGGGCTCATGATTTTTCTAGTGACGAGGAAACTGGCAGAATGCGAAAGAGAAGGCACACTAAGCATCATAAACACCATCGCCGTTCGGACTCTGGCTCGTCTGATTCTTGGAGTTACGAGGATGATGCAACAAAGATCGAGAAAaaacatcataaacatcatcGACGGTCACACAGTGTTGACTCAAGCACGGATGACTCCGATTCACACAGACCCAAGAGTGCACATCATCACAAGCATCGATCACATCATCATCACAAACATCGCCCCCATGCGTCCGAAGAGGAGAAAAAACTTATAGCTGGGAAGCTTAACGTGGACGAAGATAGAAATGCAACTGATAACACTACTAATGATATTGTTCCTGAGGTTCTAGCTTGA
- the LOC133821839 gene encoding fruit protein pKIWI502, producing the protein MSIALSPAPLPLRTHAHFSPFVPSMSIVRRLTLNRHRRRFASLAVAAAVRQDTAVWTPAPLSAVESAAESLFHVTVDLSDAPDLATSHSRAGQYLQLRVPDSDKPSFLAIASPPGLSSAKGVFEFLVKSVAGSTAELLCGLRRGDVVELGPVMGNGFDVDRIQPPEKYSTVLIFATGSGISPIRSLIESGFSAGKRSDVRLYYGARNLQRMAYQDRFKDWESSGVSVVPVLSQPGDDWKGETGYVQAAFKRAKQIFNPLSTGVVLCGQKQMTEEITSILVEVGVSNDKILKNF; encoded by the exons atgtcgATAGCTCTCTCACCAGCTCCTCTTCCCCTACGCACCCATGCGCACTTTAGCCCCTTCGTTCCTTCCATGTCTATCGTGCGCCGCCTGACCCTCAACCGCCATCGTCGCCGCTTCGCCAGCCTCGCCGTCGCCGCTGCTGTCCGCCAGGACACTGCAGTTTGGACTCCTGCGCCTCTCTCTGCCGTCGAATCGGCTGCTGAGTCCCTCTTCCATGTCACCGTCGATCTCTCCGACGCGCCGGACCTCGCTACCTCTCACTCCCGCGCTGGACAGTACCTTCAGCTGCGGGTTCCGGACTCGGATAAGCCTTCGTTTCTTGCGATCGCGTCGCCGCCGGGTTTGAGTTCCGCGAAGGgagtgtttgagtttttggtgaagAGCGTGGCCGGGTCGACGGCCGAGCTTCTATGCGGGCTCAGGAGAGGGGACGTTGTGGAGCTTGGACCGGTCATGGGAAATGGTTTCGATGTCGATCGAATTCAACCGCCGGAGAAGTATTCTACTGTTCTCATCTTTGCTACTGGATCTGGAATTAG TCCAATCCGGTCTCTTATAGAGTCAGGATTTAGTGCCGGCAAGCGATCTGATGTCAGGCTATATTATGGGGCTAGAAACCTTCAGAGAATGGCTTATCAG GATAGATTTAAGGACTGGGAATCTTCAGGTGTTAGTGTAGTGCCAGTTTTGTCTCAACCAGGAGATGATTGGAAAGGTGAAACTGGTTATGTGCAG GCAGCTTTTAAAAGAGCCAAGCAAATTTTTAACCCTCTCTCCACAGGGGTAGTACTATGTGGACAGAAGCAGATGACAGAG GAAATTACCTCAATTCTTGTTGAAGTCGGTGTATCAAATGACAAAATCCTGAAAAATTTTTGA
- the LOC133821840 gene encoding ATP synthase subunit beta, mitochondrial, with protein MASRRVLASLLKSSVRRSPSKSPIGAPRVSPSTARGASPYGYLLNRVAEYATSAAASSPAPPSPPAAKDAVKGGKITDEFTGAGSIGQVCQVIGAVVDVRFDEGLPPILTALEVQGFSIRLVLEVAQHLGENMVRTIAMDGTEGLVRGQKVLNTGSPITVPVGRATLGRIINVIGEPIDHRGDIKTDHYLPIHREAPAFVEQATEQQILVTGIKVVDLLAPYQRGGKIGLFGGAGVGKTVLIMELINNVAKAHGGFSVFAGVGERTREGNDLYREMIESGVIKLGEKQSDSKCALVYGQMNEPPGARARVGLTGLTVAEHFRDAEGQDVLLFIDNIFRFTQANSEVSALLGRIPSAVGYQPTLATDLGGLQERITTTKKGSITSVQAIYVPADDLTDPAPATTFAHLDATTVLSRQISELGIYPAVDPLDSTSRMLSPHILGEDHYNTARGVQKVLQNYKNLQDIIAILGMDELSEDDKLTVARARKIQRFLSQPFHVAEVFTGAPGKYVELKESIASFQGVLDGKFDDLSEQAFYMVGGIEEVIAKAEKIAKENA; from the exons ATGGCTTCGCGAAGGGTCTTAGCCTCGCTTCTCAAATCCTCCGTACGCAGATCACCGTCCAAATCTCCGATCGGAGCCCCCAGGGTTTCCCCATCCACCGCTCGCGGTGCTTCTCCGTATGGCTACCTCCTCAACCGCGTTGCCGAATACGCCACATCTGCAGCGGCTTCGTCGCCGGCACCACCATCACCTCCAGCTGCCAAGGATGCTGTGAAGGGTGGGAAGATCACTGATGAGTTCACTGGCGCCGGCTCGATCGGTCAGGTTTGCCAGGTTATTGGTGCCGTCGTCGATGTTAGATTTGACGAGGGATTGCCCCCGATCTTGACGGCTCTGGAGGTTCAGGGTTTCTCGATCCGTTTGGTGCTTGAGGTGGCTCAGCACTTGGGTGAGAACATGGTCCGAACCATTGCTATGGACGGTACTGAAGGGCTTGTTAGAGGGCAGAAAGTGCTCAACACTGGCTCACCTATCACT GTGCCCGTGGGCAGGGCTACTCTTGGTCGTATCATAAACGTTATCGGGGAGCCCATTGACCATAGAGGCGATATTA AAACCGACCACTATTTGCCTATTCATAGAGAAGCCCCAGCTTTCGTTGAGCAAGCAACTGAACAACAAATTCTTGTTACTGGAATTAAG GTTGTTGACCTTCTTGCACCTTACCAAAGGGGAGGAAAGATTGGTCTTTTTGGTGGTGCCGGTGTTGGAAAAACTGTGCTTATTATGGAACTTATTAACAACGTAGCTAAAGCCCATG GTGGTTTCTCTGTGTTTGCTGGTGTTGGTGAAAGAACTCGTGAGGGTAATGACTTGTACAGGGAAATGATTGAGAGTGGTGTCATTAAGCTAGGAGAGAAGCAG AGTGACAGCAAATGTGCCTTGGTGTACGGTCAAATGAATGAGCCCCCTGGTGCCCGTGCTCGTGTTGGACTTactggactgactgttgctgagCATTTCCGTGATGCCGAAGGGCAAGATGTGCTTCTATTTATTGACAACATTTTCCGATTTACCCAA GCTAACTCTGAGGTGTCTGCTTTGCTTGGACGTATCCCATCTGCTGTCGGTTACCAACCAACTTTAGCTACTGATCTTGGAGGCCTACAAGAGCGTATTACAACCACCAAGAAGGGTTCCATTACTTCTGTCCAAGCTATTTATGTGCCTGCTGATGATTTGACAGatcctgctcctgctactaccTTTGCTCACTTGGATGCCACTACTGTGTTGTCACGACAG ATCTCCGAGCTTGGTATTTACCCCGCCGTCGACCCCCTAGATTCTACATCTCGTATGCTCTCACCTCACATTTTGGGTGAAGACCACTACAACACCGCTCGTGGTGTCCAGAAGGTTCTTCAGAACTACAAGAATCTTCAAGATATCATTGCCATTTTGGGAATGGATGAGCTCAGTGAAGATGACAAGTTGACTGTTGCCCGTGCTCGTAAAATCCAGAGATTCTTGAGCCAGCCCTTCCACGTAGCAGAAGTATTCACGGGTGCCCCTGGTAAATACGTTGAGTTGAAGGAGAGCATTGCCAGCTTCCAG GGTGTGTTGGACGGTAAGTTCGACGATCTTTCAGAACAGGCTTTCTACATGGTTGGAGGAATTGAGGAGGTGATTGCCAAGGCCGAGAAGATTGCCAAGGAAAATGCCTaa